A genome region from Alkalibaculum bacchi includes the following:
- the ltrA gene encoding group II intron reverse transcriptase/maturase, with the protein MRETKPFVISKRAVYTAYEKVKANKGTYGIDEQSINDFEKKLKDNLYKIWNRMSSGSYFPKPVKAVAIPKKNGGTRILGIPTVEDRIAQMTVKLYFEPKVEPMFYEDSYGYRPNKSAIQAVGVTRTRCWKRDWVLEFDIKGLFDNINHDILMRMVKRHANEEWIILYIQRWLTAPFQMEDGTKVQRTSGTPQGGVISPVLANLFLHYVYDDFMVKEFNTIPWARYADDGIAHCVSLKQAEYLLKRLQERFKEYGLELNLEKTRIVYCKDDSRKGEYPNISFDFLGYTFRPREAEKNGVKFTGFLPAIADKAKKAIRKEVRRWKLQLKSNRCLKEIANIINKKIQGWINYYTHFYKSEMYNVLRYINYCLVKWVRRKYKKRSTKRKAQYWLGEVALSNRNLFAHWKYGVLPTAG; encoded by the coding sequence ATGCGAGAAACAAAGCCGTTCGTAATATCTAAAAGAGCTGTTTATACAGCGTATGAGAAAGTAAAAGCAAACAAAGGAACGTACGGAATAGACGAGCAATCTATCAATGACTTTGAAAAGAAGTTAAAAGATAATCTATACAAGATTTGGAATCGAATGTCGTCAGGAAGTTACTTTCCTAAACCTGTAAAAGCTGTTGCAATACCTAAGAAAAATGGGGGAACTAGGATTCTAGGGATACCAACCGTAGAAGACCGGATTGCACAAATGACGGTAAAGCTATATTTTGAACCGAAAGTAGAGCCAATGTTTTATGAAGACTCCTATGGATATAGACCAAACAAATCAGCAATACAGGCTGTAGGAGTTACGAGGACAAGATGTTGGAAAAGAGATTGGGTACTAGAGTTTGACATCAAAGGATTGTTTGATAACATCAACCACGATATTCTAATGAGAATGGTAAAGAGACACGCTAATGAAGAGTGGATTATATTATACATCCAAAGGTGGCTAACTGCGCCATTTCAAATGGAAGATGGAACAAAAGTTCAAAGAACATCCGGAACGCCTCAAGGAGGCGTAATCAGTCCAGTACTTGCAAATCTATTTTTACATTATGTATACGATGATTTTATGGTGAAAGAATTCAATACAATACCATGGGCAAGATACGCAGATGATGGAATAGCTCATTGTGTATCCCTAAAACAGGCAGAATATCTACTGAAAAGATTGCAAGAAAGATTTAAAGAATACGGATTAGAATTAAACCTTGAGAAAACTAGAATAGTCTATTGTAAAGACGATAGTAGAAAAGGAGAATATCCAAATATTTCATTTGACTTCTTAGGATATACATTTAGACCTAGAGAAGCTGAAAAGAATGGGGTAAAATTCACGGGATTCTTACCTGCAATCGCTGATAAAGCAAAGAAGGCAATCCGAAAAGAAGTAAGAAGATGGAAACTTCAGTTAAAATCAAATAGGTGTTTAAAAGAAATAGCAAATATAATTAACAAGAAAATACAGGGATGGATAAACTATTATACACACTTCTACAAATCAGAAATGTACAATGTACTTCGCTATATCAATTACTGCCTAGTAAAATGGGTACGCAGAAAATACAAAAAGCGAAGTACGAAACGAAAAGCGCAGTATTGGCTAGGAGAGGTAGCGTTAAGTAATAGAAATCTGTTTGCGCACTGGAAATATGGAGTATTACCAACAGCTGGATGA
- a CDS encoding DsbA family oxidoreductase: protein MIKIEFFHDVICSFCFPMSARMRRIAKNYSNIEINHRSFALGWEAEDFIRNFGSREAVKREVLSHWAHANKNDDEHRFNIEGMRQTDFNFPISKPGLKTAKAAGLIGGDSIYWDVFDRIQNKLFVENKNIEDIAVLEEAVKETSISFADWKAQFKNDETEKAVLADLQLAQAYGVNSAPTLVINQKYAIAGAQSQEEIEKLLDRISKDEGIPLNKLQTLQTDNTGGSCSIVDGKWKCD from the coding sequence ATGATTAAAATAGAATTTTTTCATGATGTTATCTGTAGTTTTTGCTTTCCAATGTCTGCAAGAATGCGTCGTATAGCAAAGAATTACAGCAATATCGAGATCAACCATCGTTCCTTTGCCTTAGGATGGGAAGCTGAAGACTTTATACGTAATTTTGGTTCACGGGAAGCTGTTAAACGAGAAGTATTAAGTCATTGGGCTCACGCAAATAAAAATGATGATGAACATCGTTTCAATATTGAAGGAATGCGCCAAACAGATTTCAACTTCCCTATTTCAAAACCTGGCTTAAAAACTGCAAAAGCAGCTGGTCTCATTGGTGGAGATAGTATTTATTGGGATGTATTCGACAGAATACAAAACAAATTGTTTGTTGAAAATAAGAATATTGAAGATATTGCTGTATTAGAAGAAGCAGTAAAGGAAACGAGCATCTCTTTTGCGGATTGGAAAGCACAGTTTAAAAATGATGAAACAGAAAAAGCTGTATTAGCCGACTTACAGCTTGCACAAGCCTATGGTGTTAATAGTGCACCAACTCTAGTTATTAATCAAAAATATGCTATTGCTGGCGCTCAATCACAAGAGGAGATCGAAAAACTATTGGATAGAATCTCAAAAGATGAAGGGATTCCATTAAATAAATTGCAAACACTTCAAACAGATAACACAGGCGGTTCATGTTCTATTGTCGATGGTAAATGGAAATGCGATTAA